The Myxococcota bacterium genome contains a region encoding:
- a CDS encoding DUF4239 domain-containing protein, giving the protein MGTILGPLPMFGALALFAGVLVSLELGRAIGRWRHSTDLVSNEGAGAVEGAVFGLLGLLVAFTFSGALQRWDSRRALVVEEANDIGTAWLRLDLLPEGSQPPLRQLFRDYLDARLATYEVLQDLPAAQRERAHSLDLQGQIWSRAVSECLKPEGEKARLLLLPALNAMIDITNTRTVATQMHPPVVIYALLVALLLASSLMAGLAMSPSPRRHVMRMLCFAAAMSVGVYVILDLEFPRLGLIRIDAIDQVLRELRASMN; this is encoded by the coding sequence ATGGGAACGATCCTGGGTCCGCTGCCGATGTTTGGTGCCCTGGCGCTGTTCGCCGGGGTGCTGGTCTCTCTCGAGCTCGGTCGCGCCATCGGGCGCTGGCGCCACAGCACGGACCTCGTGTCGAACGAGGGCGCAGGCGCGGTCGAGGGCGCCGTGTTCGGGCTCCTGGGGCTCCTGGTCGCATTCACGTTCTCGGGGGCGCTGCAGCGCTGGGACTCACGCCGCGCGCTCGTGGTCGAGGAGGCGAACGACATCGGCACCGCCTGGCTGCGTCTCGACCTCCTGCCCGAGGGATCGCAGCCGCCACTGCGGCAGCTCTTTCGCGACTATCTCGATGCCCGCCTCGCCACGTACGAGGTGCTCCAGGATCTGCCGGCGGCACAGCGCGAGCGGGCGCACTCGCTCGATCTGCAAGGTCAGATCTGGAGCCGGGCGGTGAGCGAGTGTCTGAAGCCCGAGGGCGAGAAGGCCCGGCTGCTGCTCCTGCCCGCGCTGAACGCGATGATCGACATCACGAACACGCGCACGGTGGCGACTCAGATGCATCCGCCGGTCGTGATCTATGCGCTCCTGGTCGCGCTCTTGCTCGCCAGCTCGCTCATGGCCGGGCTCGCCATGTCGCCCTCGCCGCGCCGCCACGTCATGCGCATGCTGTGCTTCGCCGCCGCCATGTCGGTGGGCGTGTACGTGATCCTCGACCTGGAGTTCCCGCGCCTGGGACTGATTCGCATCGACGCCATCGATCAGGTGCTGCGCGAGCTGCGCGCCAGCATGAACTAG
- a CDS encoding N-acetyltransferase has product MTAIRPGQASDREAIRAVHTAAFGRSDEAEIVLRLLAREPACVSLVAERDDELVGHVLFSPVRVEDHALAPPPYGLAPLAVLPAHQRDGAGSALARAGIEACRKLGAPFLVVLGHPPYYPRFGFVPAMRFGLTFGDAPPRDAFMALELVPGALARVRGRVRYAPEFG; this is encoded by the coding sequence GTGACTGCCATCCGGCCGGGGCAGGCGAGCGACCGCGAGGCGATCCGCGCCGTGCACACGGCCGCCTTCGGCCGGAGCGACGAGGCGGAGATCGTGCTGCGCCTGCTCGCGCGCGAGCCCGCGTGCGTCTCGCTCGTGGCCGAGCGCGACGACGAGCTGGTCGGCCACGTGCTGTTCAGCCCCGTGCGCGTCGAGGACCACGCGCTCGCGCCGCCGCCGTACGGGCTCGCGCCGCTGGCCGTGCTGCCGGCGCACCAGCGCGACGGCGCGGGCTCGGCCCTCGCGCGCGCGGGCATCGAGGCCTGCCGCAAGCTCGGCGCGCCGTTCCTGGTGGTGCTGGGTCACCCGCCCTACTACCCGCGCTTCGGCTTCGTGCCGGCCATGCGCTTCGGGCTCACCTTCGGCGACGCGCCGCCGCGCGACGCCTTCATGGCGCTCGAGCTCGTGCCGGGCGCGCTCGCGCGCGTGCGCGGCCGCGTGCGCTACGCGCCCGAGTTCGGATGA
- a CDS encoding methyltransferase domain-containing protein — protein MSQTPESIARDFDRIAGLPHDPWDHNRLYHAVLLRELPARTGEILEIGCGTGELTTKLAQRSQRVLALDLSPAMLAAARTRCAAQPHVELRLADALTCELPRAGFDVVATIATLHHLPLEPMFARVRDALRPGGVFLALDVTLERSAAGALGSAVAVPLNLLGRLRATGRLRPPPEVRAAWQAHVASDRFPPLAEVRRAAAALLPGARLRRHLYWRYSLVWRKPGQSEMPAARRAFALARSRS, from the coding sequence GTGAGCCAGACGCCCGAGTCGATCGCACGCGACTTCGACCGCATCGCGGGCCTGCCCCACGACCCCTGGGACCACAACCGGCTCTACCACGCCGTGCTGCTGCGGGAGCTCCCGGCGCGGACCGGCGAGATACTCGAGATCGGCTGCGGCACGGGCGAGCTCACGACGAAGCTCGCGCAGCGTTCGCAGCGCGTGCTGGCGCTCGACCTGTCGCCGGCCATGCTGGCGGCGGCACGGACGCGCTGCGCGGCGCAGCCGCACGTGGAGCTGCGCCTGGCCGACGCACTCACGTGCGAGCTTCCGCGCGCGGGCTTCGACGTGGTGGCCACGATCGCGACCCTGCACCACCTGCCGCTCGAGCCCATGTTCGCGCGCGTGCGCGACGCGCTGCGGCCGGGCGGCGTGTTCCTCGCGCTCGACGTGACTCTCGAGCGCTCCGCGGCCGGTGCGCTCGGGTCCGCCGTCGCTGTTCCGCTGAACCTGCTCGGCAGGCTGCGGGCGACCGGACGCCTGCGTCCGCCGCCCGAGGTGCGCGCGGCCTGGCAGGCGCACGTCGCCAGCGACCGGTTTCCGCCGCTGGCCGAGGTGCGCCGCGCCGCAGCGGCGCTCCTGCCGGGCGCGCGCCTGCGCCGGCACCTCTACTGGCGCTACTCGCTGGTCTGGCGCAAGCCGGGTCAGTCGGAGATGCCGGCCGCGCGCCGCGCCTTCGCCTTGGCGCGCTCCAGGTCGTAG
- a CDS encoding 4-hydroxyphenylacetate 3-hydroxylase N-terminal domain-containing protein: protein MALKTPAEYVESLRDGRVLYWDGDRIDDVAKDPRFRVPLAVAARDYEYDDPARRELTTYQTEEGTRAHRVFQIPRSEQDLLQRVKLAGQMSIVGGVTGVYMALQSVKDEVAAVNPRYAENIENLWRYARDNDLRAAEVITDAKGDRSRRAHQQDDPDLYLRIVDRSEKGITVRGAKLHITGASLVHELVVMPTKSMRHEEADYAVSFSIPANAPGVRIINRSFAPPELSEFDYPASAHHSMPEGFVIFDDVFVPWERVFLAGEFRLAGVFARSLGLWERTLGMVEAAERAETLVGLALLVSEQQGKGGKDEVQAAVAEMVCYAQLIRMSLDWACRNYETTPSGMVHPNVLGVNVGKYYFAANYHSIVQRLHDLGGGLVLTLPKEADLRHPEAGKYLRKYLHTTPDVDVEARMRIYNLIRDLTADAYGGWQLVTTLQAGGGLPAQRVMMNRTYDLERAKAKARRAAGISD from the coding sequence ATGGCGCTGAAGACACCGGCCGAGTACGTCGAGAGCTTGCGCGACGGGCGCGTCCTGTACTGGGACGGCGACCGCATCGACGACGTCGCGAAGGACCCGCGCTTCCGCGTGCCGCTGGCCGTGGCCGCGCGCGACTACGAGTACGACGACCCCGCGCGCCGCGAGCTCACCACCTACCAGACCGAGGAGGGCACGCGCGCGCACCGCGTGTTCCAGATCCCGCGCAGCGAGCAGGACTTGCTGCAGCGCGTGAAGCTCGCCGGTCAGATGTCGATCGTGGGCGGAGTCACCGGCGTGTACATGGCGCTCCAGTCCGTGAAGGACGAGGTGGCGGCGGTGAATCCGCGCTACGCCGAGAACATCGAGAACCTGTGGCGCTACGCGCGCGACAACGACCTGCGAGCGGCCGAGGTCATCACCGACGCCAAAGGCGACCGCAGCCGCCGCGCGCACCAGCAGGACGATCCCGACCTGTACCTGCGCATCGTCGACCGCAGCGAGAAGGGCATCACGGTGCGCGGCGCGAAGCTGCACATCACCGGCGCGTCGCTCGTGCACGAGCTCGTGGTCATGCCGACCAAGTCGATGAGACACGAAGAGGCCGACTACGCGGTCTCGTTCTCGATCCCGGCCAACGCGCCGGGCGTGCGCATCATCAACCGCAGCTTCGCGCCGCCCGAGCTGTCCGAGTTCGACTATCCCGCGAGCGCGCACCACAGCATGCCCGAAGGCTTCGTGATCTTCGACGACGTGTTCGTGCCCTGGGAGCGCGTGTTTCTCGCGGGTGAGTTCCGGCTCGCGGGCGTGTTCGCGCGCTCGCTCGGCCTGTGGGAGCGCACCCTGGGCATGGTCGAGGCGGCCGAGCGCGCCGAGACGCTCGTCGGTCTGGCGCTGCTCGTGTCCGAGCAGCAGGGCAAGGGCGGCAAGGACGAGGTGCAAGCCGCGGTGGCCGAGATGGTCTGCTACGCCCAGCTCATCCGCATGTCACTCGACTGGGCGTGCCGCAACTACGAGACCACGCCCTCGGGCATGGTGCACCCGAACGTGCTGGGCGTGAACGTGGGCAAGTACTACTTCGCGGCGAACTACCACTCGATCGTGCAGCGCCTGCACGACCTGGGGGGCGGGCTCGTGCTCACGCTGCCCAAGGAGGCCGACCTGCGGCATCCCGAGGCGGGCAAGTATCTGCGCAAGTATCTCCACACCACGCCCGACGTCGACGTCGAGGCGCGCATGCGCATCTACAACCTGATCCGCGATCTCACCGCCGACGCCTACGGCGGCTGGCAGCTCGTGACCACGCTGCAGGCCGGCGGCGGGCTGCCCGCGCAGCGCGTGATGATGAACCGGACCTACGACCTGGAGCGCGCCAAGGCGAAGGCGCGGCGCGCGGCCGGCATCTCCGACTGA